The Plectropomus leopardus isolate mb chromosome 2, YSFRI_Pleo_2.0, whole genome shotgun sequence genome has a window encoding:
- the card19 gene encoding caspase recruitment domain family, member 19, whose protein sequence is MGDSFREQLIEDSAFLRADRRLDTELVDKIILQLNRIYPQILSDKEATKFRNLDVPTSVRLGELLTHLQRKGEEACREFYRALHLHVEEVYYSLPTRLRLRDSLDPLAYPRVYQQRYVMNDRGPLFFFGCFGVAVGMALLYYYSEAKVTGGSRALGMAALGLKKKAQEVLIWYTEESLMK, encoded by the exons ATGGGAG acagtttTCGTGAGCAGCTGATAGAGGACAGCGCCTTCCTCAGAGCTGACCGGAGACTGGACACAGAGCTGGTGGACAAAATCATCCTGCAGCTCAACAGGATCTACCCGCAGATCCTCTCAGACAAGGAGGCCACCAAA TTCCGAAACTTGGACGTGCCTACCAGTGTTCGGCTGGGTGAGCTGCTGACACACCTgcagaggaaaggagaggaagcaTGCAGGGAGTTTTACAGAGCTCTTCACCTTCATGTAGAGGAGGTTTACTACAGCTTGCCCACACGGCTCCGCCTCAGAG ATTCTTTAGATCCACTGGCGTATCCACGCGTCTACCAACAGAGATATGTCATGAATGACAGAG GTCCCCTcttcttttttggctgttttggtGTTGCAGTGGGAATGGCTTTACTCTACTACTACAGTG AGGCTAAAGTGACGGGAGGTAGCCGGGCCCTCGGGATGGCTGCTCTGGGTTTAAAGAAGAAAGCTCAGGAGGTTCTCATATGGTACACTGAGGAAAGCCTCATGAAGTAA